A genome region from Arthrobacter sp. SLBN-100 includes the following:
- a CDS encoding hemolysin family protein codes for MDSATLVNFLLVLFFVLLGGVFSGTEMALVSLRESQVRRMEKAGKSGARIAALAGNPNRFLSTVQIGVTLSGFFSAAYGASTIAPDVEPLLRGIGFGAAAEPVAFIGMTLLVAYLSLVLGELVPKRLAMQSAVGFTKVLGPPLHVLSEIMRPAVWLLSVSTDAVVRLFGGDPNAKQESVSSEELWDMVAESESLEEHSRNILSDVFGARDRSLQEVMRPRTEVAFINGNLTIAAARSLVLDGPYSRYPVIDKRPDDVLGFIHIRDLMPRDGRYDDGLVRDIVREILPLPGTNKVVPSLSRMRRLGQQIALVVDEYGGTDGIVTLEDLVEELVGEIYDEYDAGADPEDRVTKANGSVDVDGGLILQEFASASGIELPEGHYETVAGFVIDRLGRLPRIGDCVEVAGHLLTVTAMDRLRIARIHVAPADGQPGVD; via the coding sequence ATGGACAGCGCCACCCTGGTCAATTTCCTGTTGGTCCTCTTCTTTGTGCTGCTGGGCGGAGTCTTCTCCGGCACCGAAATGGCGCTGGTGTCCCTCCGCGAAAGCCAGGTGCGACGGATGGAGAAGGCAGGAAAAAGCGGCGCGCGTATCGCCGCGCTGGCCGGGAACCCTAACCGTTTCCTCTCAACAGTCCAGATCGGCGTGACCCTGTCCGGCTTCTTTTCGGCGGCCTATGGCGCCTCTACTATCGCACCCGACGTCGAGCCTCTCCTGCGAGGCATCGGATTCGGTGCCGCGGCCGAACCCGTCGCCTTCATTGGCATGACGCTCCTGGTGGCCTATCTCTCCCTGGTGCTGGGTGAACTGGTGCCCAAGAGACTCGCCATGCAAAGCGCCGTCGGCTTCACCAAAGTCCTCGGCCCTCCCCTGCATGTCCTTTCCGAGATCATGCGGCCCGCCGTCTGGCTGCTGTCCGTATCAACGGACGCGGTGGTTCGACTCTTCGGCGGCGATCCAAACGCCAAGCAGGAGAGCGTCAGCTCTGAGGAGCTGTGGGACATGGTGGCTGAAAGCGAGTCGCTGGAAGAACACAGCCGCAACATCCTCTCGGATGTTTTCGGCGCCCGGGACCGGTCGCTGCAGGAGGTCATGCGCCCCCGTACTGAGGTGGCCTTCATCAACGGCAACCTCACCATCGCGGCAGCCCGCAGCCTTGTCCTCGACGGCCCCTATTCGCGCTATCCCGTCATCGACAAGAGGCCCGACGATGTCCTGGGCTTCATCCACATCCGTGACCTGATGCCGAGGGACGGCAGGTACGACGACGGCCTGGTGCGGGACATCGTCCGCGAGATCCTCCCGCTGCCGGGAACCAACAAGGTGGTCCCGTCACTTTCCCGCATGCGCAGGCTGGGCCAGCAGATCGCACTGGTAGTGGACGAATACGGAGGCACCGACGGCATCGTCACGCTGGAGGACCTGGTGGAGGAGCTCGTGGGCGAGATTTACGACGAGTACGACGCCGGTGCGGACCCCGAGGACCGCGTCACCAAGGCCAACGGGTCAGTGGATGTCGACGGCGGGCTGATCCTTCAGGAGTTCGCTTCGGCGTCCGGGATTGAACTGCCTGAAGGGCACTATGAGACAGTGGCCGGGTTCGTCATCGACCGGCTGGGCCGGTTGCCCCGGATCGGCGACTGCGTGGAGGTGGCAGGACACCTGCTGACCGTCACCGCGATGGACAGGCTGCGGATCGCACGGATCCACGTGGCGCCCGCGGACGGACAGCCGGGCGTAGACTGA
- a CDS encoding cupin domain-containing protein yields MQKISIDALARQQLEAAVSGSSGRASDTVFGGHEKRLRQTVMAFRAGTQLSEHLNPGEATVFVIKGSVWLKSGGEAWQGKTGDLLIVPDGMHSLEAEEDSAVLFTAVKLDR; encoded by the coding sequence ATGCAGAAGATATCGATTGATGCCCTGGCCCGTCAGCAGCTCGAAGCAGCCGTATCCGGATCCAGCGGGCGTGCTTCAGATACAGTGTTCGGCGGCCACGAGAAGAGGCTGCGCCAGACTGTCATGGCCTTCCGGGCAGGCACACAGCTCAGCGAACACCTCAACCCGGGCGAGGCCACGGTCTTCGTGATCAAGGGCTCGGTCTGGCTGAAGTCCGGCGGTGAGGCGTGGCAGGGCAAGACCGGGGACCTGCTGATCGTCCCGGACGGGATGCACAGTTTGGAGGCGGAGGAGGATTCGGCGGTGCTGTTCACGGCGGTGAAGCTGGACCGGTAG
- a CDS encoding HpcH/HpaI aldolase/citrate lyase family protein, translating into MIETATSKASFLYVPADQPRLVAKARSRPGAIILDLEDSVAPSRKGEALAAAVAFLQDDASHDEAWVRINPGAAGLYEAELLTECPNLAGLWIPKAEEPAHVQDIASRVSDTPGDGPALGLLIESARGVLALAELLRLPETQQVQLGEIDLAADLRHAASDSENMTWFRHWLITHAAAAGLPQPVGPVDADYTNLAGFRASCLSLRDIGFGSRACIHPAQADIAEQVFGTSAEDLVAAHALLDRYEAALRENRGALGDGSGSMIDAASVRSARRLTGR; encoded by the coding sequence ATGATTGAAACAGCCACGAGCAAGGCCTCATTCCTCTACGTTCCTGCAGACCAACCCAGACTCGTAGCCAAAGCAAGAAGTCGCCCCGGAGCCATCATTCTGGACCTGGAGGACAGCGTTGCCCCCTCCCGCAAAGGGGAAGCACTTGCCGCAGCTGTCGCCTTCCTGCAAGACGACGCGAGCCACGACGAGGCTTGGGTCCGGATCAATCCGGGCGCAGCGGGATTGTACGAGGCGGAACTCCTCACTGAATGCCCCAACCTCGCCGGGCTCTGGATCCCCAAAGCCGAGGAGCCCGCCCACGTTCAGGACATTGCCAGCAGAGTCAGCGATACACCCGGTGATGGCCCCGCTCTGGGTCTTTTAATCGAAAGCGCCCGCGGAGTGCTCGCTTTGGCCGAGCTGCTGAGGCTGCCCGAAACCCAACAGGTACAGCTGGGCGAAATCGATCTGGCCGCTGATCTACGGCACGCCGCTTCCGATTCCGAAAACATGACCTGGTTCCGTCACTGGCTCATTACCCACGCCGCTGCAGCGGGCCTTCCCCAGCCGGTCGGTCCTGTGGACGCCGACTACACAAACCTTGCCGGTTTTAGGGCCTCCTGCCTCAGTCTTAGGGACATCGGGTTTGGAAGCCGGGCCTGCATCCACCCCGCACAGGCCGATATCGCGGAGCAGGTTTTTGGCACGAGCGCCGAAGACCTCGTCGCGGCACACGCCCTTCTCGACCGGTATGAAGCCGCGCTCAGGGAAAACCGCGGAGCCCTGGGCGATGGCAGCGGGTCAATGATCGACGCCGCAAGCGTCCGGTCGGCCCGCCGCCTCACCGGACGCTAA
- a CDS encoding GntR family transcriptional regulator, translated as MATKRDLIAAELRRQISTGELARGARVPQSQLASKFSTSITPVREALGLLEAEGVLVAEPHHGVRVATANLAQVKTVYLMRQLAEPYAMQRAVWNMSRRDLQVATELFEDMEQSENAGDKLAFNEANRKFHFAFYDRCGDDGLRTEIALLWQRYPWDLLQVIEHRAPDSHGEHRRILDAARAGNLEQVATATRDHLKHGYLALASRLSDEPQLDPFPVNDD; from the coding sequence GTGGCAACCAAGAGGGATCTCATCGCGGCCGAATTGCGCCGGCAGATCAGCACCGGTGAACTCGCCCGGGGGGCGCGGGTACCCCAGAGCCAGTTGGCTTCGAAATTTTCTACGAGCATCACTCCCGTGCGTGAAGCGTTAGGACTTCTCGAGGCAGAGGGCGTTCTGGTCGCAGAACCACATCATGGTGTCCGTGTGGCAACTGCGAACCTCGCCCAGGTCAAGACGGTGTACCTCATGCGGCAACTGGCCGAGCCGTATGCCATGCAACGGGCCGTGTGGAATATGAGCCGGAGGGATCTTCAAGTGGCCACAGAGCTCTTCGAAGACATGGAGCAATCAGAAAACGCCGGGGACAAGCTGGCGTTCAATGAGGCCAACAGGAAGTTCCACTTCGCCTTTTACGACCGCTGCGGGGATGACGGGCTCCGGACGGAGATCGCCCTGCTGTGGCAGCGGTACCCTTGGGACCTGCTGCAGGTTATCGAACACCGTGCCCCTGATTCGCACGGGGAACACCGCCGCATTCTTGATGCCGCACGGGCCGGAAACCTCGAACAGGTAGCCACAGCTACACGCGACCATCTCAAGCATGGCTACCTGGCCCTCGCGTCCCGGTTGTCCGATGAACCCCAGCTGGACCCTTTCCCGGTAAACGATGATTGA
- a CDS encoding MFS transporter, whose translation MDSKVQSPAAEREARRAAAASAVGSLVEWYDFALYGAAAALIFKTYFFGTTDPAAGLLAAFATFAVGYFARPFGGMVFGHLGDKIGRKPVMIATLTIMGISTALIGLLPGHATLGLGAPLLLVLLRIVQGLGAGAEYAGAVILSSESAPSTRRGFYASWSGAGVWIGSALGLLSFQAVLAITGDAFYTWGWRIPFILSLVMLLISMYIRRKVNETRSFEKAKQGKEIERIPLVRLFRTEKRRLLVALGSNFVLSGFAYIPQVWALSYLTNNLGLAAVLALGINAALLLGGASFMPLFGRLGDKVGRRKLFLFGAAFGAAWAFPMFMLIDTRQPVLILLALVVCFVGAVATSMAAQAAFLTELFPPAIRYSGVAFAREVSGALLGGTAPLLATALFAWSGHWWPIATFMVVMALVSLTAVYYSKYFRSDAHQGSDERFNENTEGQGPNSRRSAVQSVPAQ comes from the coding sequence ATGGATTCGAAAGTCCAGTCCCCAGCAGCTGAGCGCGAGGCGCGGCGCGCCGCCGCAGCCTCGGCCGTCGGCAGCCTTGTCGAATGGTATGACTTCGCCCTCTACGGCGCCGCAGCGGCCCTGATTTTCAAGACCTACTTCTTCGGGACCACCGACCCCGCAGCCGGACTGTTGGCCGCTTTCGCAACATTCGCCGTGGGCTATTTTGCCCGCCCGTTCGGTGGCATGGTGTTCGGGCATCTCGGTGACAAGATCGGCCGTAAACCGGTGATGATCGCCACGTTGACCATCATGGGAATCAGCACCGCGCTGATCGGACTCCTGCCCGGCCACGCCACCCTCGGACTGGGAGCTCCCCTGCTGCTGGTGCTGCTTCGCATTGTCCAGGGTCTCGGAGCCGGAGCGGAATATGCCGGAGCGGTCATCCTCTCCTCGGAGTCGGCACCGTCCACCCGCCGCGGCTTCTATGCATCCTGGTCCGGCGCCGGAGTGTGGATCGGCTCGGCCCTCGGGCTCCTGTCCTTCCAGGCGGTGCTCGCCATTACCGGCGATGCTTTCTACACCTGGGGCTGGCGGATTCCGTTCATCCTCAGCCTCGTGATGCTGCTCATCAGCATGTACATCCGGCGCAAGGTCAACGAAACCCGGTCCTTCGAGAAGGCAAAGCAGGGCAAAGAGATTGAGCGGATTCCCCTAGTCCGCCTGTTCCGCACCGAGAAGCGCCGGCTGCTGGTTGCCCTGGGATCGAACTTTGTCCTGTCAGGCTTCGCTTACATTCCCCAGGTCTGGGCGCTGAGCTACCTGACCAACAACCTGGGTCTCGCCGCCGTCCTTGCCCTTGGCATCAACGCTGCGCTCCTGCTTGGCGGCGCGTCATTCATGCCGCTGTTCGGCCGCCTTGGGGACAAGGTGGGACGCCGGAAGCTGTTCCTCTTCGGAGCTGCCTTCGGTGCAGCGTGGGCCTTCCCCATGTTCATGCTCATCGATACCCGCCAGCCTGTTCTGATCCTGCTCGCACTGGTTGTCTGCTTCGTTGGAGCGGTGGCCACCTCCATGGCCGCCCAGGCCGCCTTCCTGACCGAACTGTTTCCTCCGGCCATCCGCTACTCAGGCGTCGCTTTCGCCCGCGAAGTCAGCGGTGCGCTGCTTGGCGGCACCGCGCCACTGCTCGCCACGGCACTCTTCGCCTGGTCAGGACACTGGTGGCCCATCGCGACGTTCATGGTGGTTATGGCCCTGGTCAGCCTCACGGCGGTCTACTACTCCAAGTACTTCCGTTCTGATGCACATCAGGGCAGCGACGAGCGTTTCAACGAAAACACCGAGGGCCAAGGCCCCAACTCCCGCAGGTCCGCTGTGCAGTCAGTCCCCGCACAGTAA
- a CDS encoding MBL fold metallo-hydrolase — MPGVDRVKLTMVTDNHVDMLLADLPNVTRTGLAHHFDPKTQCVLGENGIALHVEVSWGRYTYRALFDTGMSANVLLHNLSTLHLAANELDHVVLSHGHPDHYGGLEGLLDAREAPLPISVHPDAFAPRYLRLASGQVAPYFNYGLTKQSVASRGGMLVEHTQPLEIGPGLIATGPIPRETDFEVPPTDLSAPNALLHVREGKVEADIVPDDQALVIQLGDGIIVLAGCSHAGIINTINYAKRITGIERVIGAFGGFHLGFPGSPKAKTEKTIQALKDLDVEVIAPSHCTGMEAIMDIARAIPDRFLLNVTGSAVSLQAGPTLAVDLDAEAREGATRK; from the coding sequence ATGCCTGGAGTTGACCGGGTAAAGCTGACGATGGTGACCGATAACCACGTCGACATGCTGCTTGCGGACCTTCCCAACGTCACCCGCACGGGACTGGCCCACCACTTCGATCCCAAGACACAGTGCGTGCTGGGTGAGAATGGCATTGCGCTGCACGTGGAGGTCAGCTGGGGCAGGTACACCTACCGGGCACTGTTCGATACCGGCATGTCCGCAAACGTCCTGCTCCACAACCTCTCGACGCTTCACCTCGCAGCCAACGAGCTGGACCACGTGGTCCTCAGCCATGGGCACCCGGACCACTACGGGGGACTGGAAGGACTGCTCGATGCGCGGGAAGCGCCGTTGCCGATCTCCGTCCACCCTGACGCGTTCGCCCCCCGCTACCTTCGGCTCGCCTCTGGCCAGGTGGCCCCGTACTTCAACTACGGGCTGACCAAGCAATCCGTGGCTTCCCGCGGCGGAATGCTGGTGGAGCACACCCAGCCGCTGGAAATTGGGCCCGGGCTCATCGCAACCGGCCCGATTCCCCGGGAGACCGACTTCGAAGTTCCTCCCACGGACCTTTCCGCCCCCAATGCGCTACTGCACGTCCGGGAGGGCAAGGTGGAGGCGGACATCGTTCCAGATGACCAGGCCCTCGTCATCCAGTTGGGTGACGGCATCATCGTCCTCGCCGGGTGCAGCCACGCAGGCATCATCAACACGATCAATTATGCGAAGCGGATCACCGGCATCGAGCGGGTGATTGGCGCCTTCGGCGGGTTCCACCTGGGCTTCCCCGGTTCACCGAAAGCCAAGACGGAAAAGACCATTCAGGCGCTGAAGGACCTTGATGTCGAGGTGATTGCACCCAGCCACTGCACCGGCATGGAGGCGATCATGGATATCGCCCGGGCTATCCCGGACCGTTTCCTCCTGAACGTCACGGGTTCCGCAGTTTCCCTCCAGGCAGGGCCCACCCTCGCCGTGGACCTCGATGCTGAAGCGCGCGAAGGAGCAACCCGGAAATGA
- a CDS encoding alcohol dehydrogenase catalytic domain-containing protein translates to MKAVRLHRVGSGVQVDEVPVPRPTSEDVLLRVEAAGLCGSDAHIINGRTPLPDYPRILGHEVAGTVCETGPSAAGVEVGARVAVNFLITCGQCRYCVSGRTSLCLSREGLGVVRDGGFAEYMVVPARNLIHIPGAVPFRHAALATDAFATSLHAISKRAQVQAGEGCIVVGVGGLGLSAVQLLKIRGAYPIIAVDADAKALELAMSLGATHSIPASAMGDENHPAWAAAGSPIHAFDFVGRPETVQAATHAVDRGGRVVVVGHSPNSWNTADGSTMVREEKTVMGSYAFDKNEIEDVLGFMSRGLIDVDTMIGQVIGLDDVDQALATFGASGRIPGRTLVEPAAGALTEGAFLLAEEPERTMS, encoded by the coding sequence ATGAAAGCTGTTCGCCTGCACCGGGTCGGCAGTGGCGTCCAAGTGGATGAGGTCCCCGTCCCCCGGCCAACCAGTGAGGACGTACTGCTACGCGTCGAGGCCGCCGGCCTGTGCGGTTCCGATGCCCACATCATCAACGGCCGGACGCCGCTGCCGGACTATCCGCGGATCCTCGGCCACGAGGTAGCCGGAACTGTTTGCGAAACGGGGCCAAGCGCCGCCGGGGTGGAGGTCGGTGCCCGCGTCGCGGTGAACTTCCTGATCACGTGTGGACAGTGCCGGTACTGCGTCTCAGGCCGGACCTCCCTGTGCCTCAGCAGGGAGGGGCTCGGCGTCGTACGCGACGGCGGGTTCGCGGAGTACATGGTGGTGCCTGCCCGGAACCTCATCCACATTCCGGGCGCAGTTCCCTTCCGCCATGCAGCCCTCGCTACTGACGCCTTCGCCACGTCCCTCCACGCAATCTCCAAACGCGCCCAGGTGCAGGCGGGAGAGGGCTGCATTGTGGTCGGGGTGGGTGGCCTGGGTCTGAGCGCCGTGCAACTGCTGAAAATCCGCGGCGCCTACCCCATCATCGCCGTGGACGCAGATGCGAAAGCACTTGAACTGGCAATGAGCCTGGGAGCGACCCACAGCATTCCCGCCAGCGCAATGGGGGACGAGAACCATCCGGCCTGGGCCGCGGCCGGAAGCCCTATCCACGCTTTCGACTTCGTCGGCCGTCCTGAGACCGTCCAGGCGGCCACCCATGCAGTCGACCGCGGAGGCCGGGTGGTGGTGGTCGGCCACAGCCCCAACTCCTGGAACACGGCGGACGGAAGCACCATGGTCCGTGAGGAAAAAACGGTCATGGGCTCCTACGCCTTCGACAAGAACGAGATTGAAGACGTGCTTGGCTTCATGAGCCGCGGCCTCATCGACGTCGACACCATGATCGGGCAGGTCATCGGCCTCGACGACGTCGACCAAGCCCTCGCCACGTTCGGGGCATCTGGCCGCATACCCGGACGGACCCTCGTGGAACCCGCCGCTGGCGCGTTAACAGAAGGCGCCTTCCTACTCGCCGAAGAACCCGAAAGGACCATGTCATGA
- a CDS encoding cupin domain-containing protein, which translates to MSDAIDFFTGNGFSRLTGPLAEKAREFDATLEKARNDAGFSPKGNLREPVITAEFPGCPTDLPINFLALPNRQMDYCLIRIKPGHGFPEHVHGYGDEIYLVISGHGKVRIDGELYDAGPLDTFHQRTGVRHEVFNPAENEEDFEIFAVNTPAVHQDLRSKFWGIPVPGATTDAEGRYHHDESPVR; encoded by the coding sequence ATGAGCGACGCCATAGATTTCTTCACCGGCAACGGATTCTCCCGGCTGACCGGGCCCCTGGCCGAAAAAGCGCGGGAGTTCGACGCCACCCTCGAAAAGGCCCGCAACGACGCGGGATTCTCCCCCAAAGGCAACCTGCGCGAACCTGTCATCACCGCAGAATTCCCCGGCTGCCCCACGGACCTGCCCATCAATTTCCTTGCCCTGCCCAACCGGCAGATGGATTACTGCCTGATCCGGATCAAGCCCGGCCATGGCTTCCCAGAACACGTGCACGGCTACGGGGATGAGATCTACCTCGTCATCTCCGGCCACGGCAAGGTCCGGATTGATGGGGAGCTTTACGACGCCGGCCCCCTGGACACCTTCCACCAGAGGACCGGAGTCCGGCATGAAGTGTTCAACCCGGCCGAAAACGAGGAAGACTTCGAGATCTTTGCGGTGAATACCCCGGCCGTCCACCAGGACCTGCGCTCGAAGTTCTGGGGCATCCCCGTCCCTGGCGCCACCACAGACGCCGAAGGAAGGTACCACCACGACGAAAGCCCGGTCCGATGA
- a CDS encoding CaiB/BaiF CoA transferase family protein encodes MTLPLTGITVVALEQAVAVPFATRQLADLGATVIKVERPGRGDFARDYDETVDGLSSHFVWLNRNKKSIVLDLKTGSGQETLRRLISKADVFVQNLAPGALERLGFLPEELCEEFPQLITCSLSGYGRGGPLGDKKAYDLLIQAEAGFLSVTGTEDEPAKAGISIADIAAGMYTYSGILSALYEREVTGKGRQLSVSLLDSLAEWMGFPYYYARYGGSRPVRAGAHHASIAPYGPVSCLDGSLLIAVQNEREWARFCTSVLANPELATDPRFDSVSNRIANRVDLDRLIDEQLGTRPVQEVAEALDEAGIAQGRMNEVADLDQHPQLLARNRIGTVETEAGTVNAFLPVVESAGWTPRLEPVPAVGADTEAVLGWLEEERVSA; translated from the coding sequence ATGACGCTGCCACTGACAGGAATCACAGTCGTTGCCCTCGAACAGGCCGTGGCGGTGCCTTTCGCCACGCGCCAACTGGCCGACCTCGGCGCCACCGTCATCAAAGTCGAACGGCCGGGAAGAGGGGATTTTGCCAGGGACTATGACGAGACCGTCGATGGCTTGTCCAGCCACTTTGTCTGGCTGAACCGGAACAAGAAGTCCATCGTCCTGGACCTCAAGACAGGAAGCGGCCAGGAGACGCTGCGCCGCCTGATCTCCAAAGCCGATGTCTTCGTCCAGAACCTCGCACCCGGAGCGCTTGAACGGCTGGGATTTCTTCCCGAAGAGCTGTGTGAGGAGTTCCCGCAACTGATCACATGCAGCCTCAGCGGATACGGCAGGGGCGGCCCGCTTGGCGACAAGAAGGCGTACGACCTGCTGATCCAGGCCGAAGCCGGTTTCCTCTCTGTCACGGGTACCGAGGATGAACCCGCCAAAGCGGGCATATCCATCGCTGACATCGCCGCGGGCATGTACACCTACAGCGGGATCCTCAGCGCTCTTTACGAACGGGAAGTCACAGGAAAGGGCCGCCAGCTGTCGGTATCCCTCCTGGACTCCCTCGCGGAGTGGATGGGTTTCCCGTACTACTATGCGCGATACGGGGGAAGCCGTCCGGTCCGTGCAGGGGCACACCACGCATCTATCGCCCCTTACGGTCCAGTGTCCTGTCTGGACGGGTCCCTCCTGATCGCGGTCCAGAACGAACGGGAGTGGGCTCGCTTCTGCACCTCGGTGCTGGCTAACCCCGAGCTCGCAACGGATCCGCGCTTCGACAGTGTAAGCAACCGGATCGCCAACCGCGTCGACCTTGACCGGCTCATTGATGAACAGCTTGGGACGCGGCCTGTCCAGGAGGTGGCAGAGGCTTTGGACGAAGCGGGAATAGCCCAAGGCAGGATGAACGAAGTGGCGGACCTGGATCAGCATCCCCAGCTTTTGGCGCGGAACCGCATCGGAACCGTGGAAACGGAGGCGGGAACCGTGAACGCCTTTCTCCCCGTCGTCGAATCAGCGGGTTGGACACCCAGGCTGGAACCCGTTCCCGCTGTCGGCGCGGACACCGAAGCGGTCCTCGGCTGGCTCGAAGAGGAGCGTGTGTCCGCCTAG
- a CDS encoding MFS transporter, which yields MSSAISAPAVQRFPLAAMMVLATIAFTAITTELLPSGLLPQISTGLNVSEPVAGYLAAAYAAVIVVTVVPAARLLGNIPKRPLLVALVLTFALSNALVGLAPDFTFAMVARLVGGLAHGLLWTTMAPYVARVVPADKVGKALAIVFSGNSLGLAIGAPVGTALGTVLGWRAAFLALAGFGVLLAVLGFLFLPSVRRGAGEVRPSMRAAIAQPGVKPVAIAWPLLVLAHFALFTYIAPYIREAGLPDYAISLSLTVLGVSGLLGIWIAGLTVDSHPRRSLLITTAAIAVSMLALPFVGGSLFFALALMTVWGAGLGAIGIYNQSAILRAGGENKDAANGLTVLTIQLGITIGALYGSAALVVAGPLLVPAAAALPVIAALVITYAGRKAAYPPGPRESRWKRPRPVGERESTH from the coding sequence ATGTCCTCCGCGATTTCCGCGCCGGCGGTCCAGCGTTTCCCGCTGGCCGCCATGATGGTCCTGGCCACCATCGCCTTCACCGCCATCACCACCGAACTGCTCCCGTCCGGCCTGCTCCCGCAGATCAGCACCGGCCTGAACGTGTCCGAGCCGGTGGCGGGCTACCTCGCCGCCGCGTATGCCGCCGTCATCGTGGTCACGGTGGTGCCCGCGGCCCGGCTGCTGGGCAACATACCCAAGCGGCCCCTGCTTGTGGCGCTGGTCCTGACGTTCGCGCTCAGCAACGCCTTGGTGGGCCTGGCCCCCGACTTCACGTTCGCGATGGTGGCACGGCTGGTGGGCGGCCTGGCCCATGGACTGCTCTGGACCACGATGGCACCGTATGTTGCCCGCGTGGTCCCGGCTGACAAGGTGGGCAAGGCCCTGGCCATCGTCTTCAGCGGCAACAGCCTTGGCCTGGCCATCGGCGCGCCCGTCGGCACCGCGCTTGGAACGGTCCTCGGCTGGCGTGCGGCGTTCCTTGCCCTCGCCGGATTCGGCGTGCTCCTGGCTGTCCTGGGGTTTTTGTTCCTCCCGTCCGTGCGGCGCGGCGCGGGCGAGGTCCGCCCCTCCATGCGCGCGGCCATCGCCCAGCCCGGCGTGAAGCCGGTCGCCATCGCCTGGCCGCTGCTGGTGCTGGCCCACTTCGCGCTTTTCACGTACATCGCCCCGTACATCCGCGAGGCCGGCCTGCCCGATTACGCCATCAGCCTCTCCCTCACCGTGCTGGGCGTCTCCGGACTGCTCGGCATCTGGATCGCCGGGCTCACCGTCGATTCCCACCCGCGGCGTTCGCTTTTGATCACGACGGCGGCAATCGCCGTTTCGATGCTGGCGTTGCCGTTCGTGGGCGGCAGCCTTTTCTTCGCGCTTGCTCTGATGACGGTGTGGGGTGCCGGCCTGGGTGCCATTGGCATCTACAACCAGTCGGCCATCCTCCGGGCGGGTGGCGAGAACAAGGACGCTGCCAACGGGCTCACGGTCCTCACCATCCAGCTGGGCATAACCATCGGCGCCCTCTATGGCTCCGCAGCCCTGGTGGTGGCCGGGCCTTTACTGGTTCCGGCGGCTGCGGCCCTGCCGGTGATCGCCGCCCTGGTTATTACGTACGCCGGCCGGAAGGCGGCGTACCCGCCGGGCCCGCGCGAGTCCAGGTGGAAGCGGCCCCGGCCGGTCGGCGAGCGCGAAAGCACCCACTAA
- a CDS encoding SOUL family heme-binding protein, whose protein sequence is MTEQQPYELVHRYPHFELRRYPAHVVAEVHVNASFDRAGSAAFRYLFNYISGSNVARQKLAMTAPVIRATGPSQKLAMTAPVLQSGPLWGSDEPADVVVAFVLPAGLTAETAPVPTDPRVQIRQVQGSLTAALRFLGRGTAAAFERRNTGLQAALALAGLEAVGAPRFAGFDPPFKPWFLRRNEVVQDVKDPNAAPGTSGA, encoded by the coding sequence ATGACCGAACAACAACCCTACGAGCTGGTCCACCGCTACCCGCACTTCGAGCTCCGCCGCTACCCCGCGCACGTCGTTGCCGAAGTGCACGTCAATGCATCGTTCGATCGCGCCGGAAGTGCGGCGTTCCGGTATCTGTTCAACTACATCAGCGGCAGCAACGTGGCCCGTCAAAAGCTGGCCATGACCGCCCCTGTCATCCGGGCCACCGGGCCATCGCAGAAGCTGGCGATGACCGCGCCAGTGCTGCAAAGCGGTCCGTTGTGGGGAAGCGATGAGCCCGCAGACGTCGTGGTGGCCTTCGTGCTCCCGGCCGGCCTGACGGCGGAGACCGCTCCTGTCCCGACAGATCCCCGGGTACAGATCAGGCAGGTCCAGGGCTCGCTTACCGCGGCGCTCCGATTCCTGGGCAGGGGAACTGCAGCAGCCTTTGAACGGCGCAACACCGGCCTGCAGGCTGCCTTGGCCCTGGCGGGGCTGGAAGCCGTGGGCGCCCCGCGTTTCGCCGGCTTTGATCCACCGTTCAAGCCCTGGTTCCTCCGCCGCAACGAGGTGGTGCAGGACGTGAAGGATCCCAACGCTGCTCCCGGGACATCCGGCGCCTGA